A single region of the Verrucomicrobiota bacterium genome encodes:
- a CDS encoding DEAD/DEAH box helicase codes for MIGFQNEIEADSAPDLLFDLVTKIFSEGGWLQTTLGMEYRPQQETMAREVIGAFTNHQPLLFEAGTGVGKSLAYLIPAILIAMRNKRQGIVATNTISLQEQIKDNDLKICRNLFSKVPELQAYLKFKVAILVGKGNYLCTTRLDQAIAQKTELIPSDEQSELERIVQWSLDTKVGIRQELVPPPSFEVWDWVSADSSACNKKHCDPKVCHYQKARTKIRDAHILILNHSLLFSLLGSGMPVPKGRGILYPEDFVILDEAHTVPGVATDHYGLGISSYGVNRTLSFLYNPKRKKGLLRRHGTTGDCNLVVRVRNEADVFFSLVRQMFLEKREIARIYTPDWLDPVLLPQIRGLIIRIKEIAIHLDDGPEKSIVEDQRDRLTDLCNSIRQFISQSLDEQVYWAERGGRGGKIVYLRSAPIDISEYLKESLFMRQTGVILTSATLAAGPNMENFQKQIGAEKELTYQVTSPFDYEHNVQVFVADDAPPQLRDGRQDLDYLEEMILFCVEQVEGGSLVLFTNYYDLNQIARRIETELENLGRPLFQQGRDFSRSELTREFAKSGNGVLLGTESFWAGVDVPGPALSQVIITKLPFENPSHPVAEAKSDWMKKQGKSPFMELTLPDALIKFRQGIGRLIRKKDDKGFITLLDSRVFTKQYGIQFLNTLPKKDYHRFNKENRGWVFDHAHY; via the coding sequence ATGATAGGTTTTCAAAATGAAATCGAAGCAGATTCGGCACCTGATCTTCTCTTTGATTTAGTCACGAAAATTTTCAGTGAAGGAGGATGGCTGCAAACAACCCTGGGGATGGAGTACCGGCCTCAACAGGAAACCATGGCCCGAGAAGTCATCGGAGCATTCACTAACCATCAACCGCTCCTTTTCGAAGCAGGTACAGGCGTAGGAAAAAGCCTGGCTTATTTAATTCCCGCTATCCTCATTGCCATGCGTAATAAGCGGCAGGGAATCGTGGCAACCAACACGATTTCACTTCAGGAGCAAATCAAGGATAACGACCTAAAGATTTGTAGAAACCTCTTTTCAAAAGTACCAGAACTACAAGCCTACCTCAAATTCAAAGTGGCCATTCTTGTGGGTAAAGGAAACTACCTATGCACCACGCGCCTGGATCAAGCCATTGCACAAAAAACAGAGCTTATCCCGAGCGATGAACAATCTGAACTTGAGCGCATTGTCCAATGGTCACTGGATACCAAAGTAGGCATTCGGCAAGAACTGGTTCCTCCTCCATCCTTTGAAGTTTGGGACTGGGTGAGCGCTGACTCTTCGGCCTGTAACAAAAAACACTGCGATCCGAAAGTGTGTCATTACCAAAAGGCGCGCACAAAAATTCGCGATGCCCACATACTCATCTTAAATCATAGTTTGCTGTTTTCTCTGCTCGGCTCCGGCATGCCCGTGCCAAAGGGCCGTGGAATTTTGTATCCTGAGGACTTTGTAATCCTTGATGAAGCGCACACGGTTCCGGGCGTGGCAACCGATCATTACGGCCTGGGTATCAGCTCGTATGGAGTCAACCGAACCCTATCATTTCTATACAATCCAAAGCGCAAAAAAGGTCTGCTCCGGCGCCATGGAACCACGGGTGATTGCAACCTGGTAGTACGGGTGCGAAATGAAGCGGATGTATTCTTTAGCCTGGTAAGGCAGATGTTCCTCGAGAAACGCGAGATTGCCCGGATCTATACGCCCGACTGGTTGGATCCCGTGTTACTCCCACAAATTAGAGGCCTGATCATCCGCATAAAAGAGATTGCAATTCACCTGGATGATGGACCCGAGAAATCCATTGTTGAAGATCAACGCGATCGACTCACAGATCTGTGCAACAGCATCCGTCAATTTATCAGCCAATCGTTGGACGAACAAGTCTATTGGGCAGAGCGAGGCGGCCGGGGAGGAAAAATCGTATACTTACGCAGTGCTCCCATCGACATTTCTGAATATCTGAAAGAAAGTCTTTTCATGCGTCAAACGGGAGTGATTCTGACCAGTGCGACGCTGGCAGCCGGTCCCAACATGGAGAATTTCCAAAAACAGATTGGCGCAGAAAAGGAGTTAACCTACCAGGTAACTTCACCATTTGATTACGAACATAACGTACAGGTGTTTGTAGCTGACGACGCTCCTCCCCAGTTAAGGGATGGTCGTCAAGACCTCGACTACCTGGAGGAAATGATCCTCTTCTGTGTGGAGCAAGTCGAAGGAGGAAGCCTGGTGCTTTTCACTAATTACTACGATCTTAACCAAATTGCCCGACGAATCGAAACCGAACTCGAAAACCTGGGTCGCCCACTTTTCCAGCAAGGTAGAGATTTTTCGCGCTCAGAGCTCACCCGAGAATTTGCCAAATCCGGAAACGGAGTCCTACTCGGCACCGAGAGTTTTTGGGCAGGAGTAGATGTTCCCGGTCCGGCCCTTTCCCAGGTTATTATAACCAAGCTGCCGTTTGAAAATCCTTCTCACCCCGTTGCAGAAGCAAAAAGCGACTGGATGAAAAAACAAGGGAAGAGTCCATTCATGGAACTCACCCTACCCGACGCTCTGATTAAGTTTCGTCAAGGCATTGGCCGGCTTATCCGGAAGAAAGATGACAAAGGGTTCATAACCCTCCTCGACTCAAGAGTTTTTACCAAACAGTATGGCATTCAAT
- a CDS encoding cation-translocating P-type ATPase, protein MKTYHAEDQSFAVERVDPKPEQEAFWNDSKLGCLFPFALQHLPIMVNIGSKEEPSWVRDLRNFLSEQKEIQAIKISAETHTVSVATFTKDQNAALEGSLQTLLNAVENELRANPAEGTHLSMDGIWVHSRNDETVVEKTQCPAVRSLWTWREYEWPSEESTVEDSEEEWKFMALLAGICGVTLLAGVLVGLSSAIPLWVVYVLYSIALISGGWDATVDAFENIKRGQLDIHFLMLSVALGAVAIGSWAEGALLLFLFSLSGALEHYAEHRTHREIDALTRAAPKTANLVDVDGEVVVRPVESILPGQILRVKPDELFPVDGEVISGKTASDESNLTGEAVPVEKIVGDSVYSGTLNLWGVCDIRVVRQAAESSLQKIIRLIQNAQHLRAPSQRFTDKFGTKYTYLILGITAGYFLFSWLVLNLPAFEKEAGEFSAFYRAMTFLVVASPCALVISIPSAILAAIAWGARKGILFRGGAAIEKLSEVDVVAMDKTGTLTQGDLSVTGVESFPDGRSDEVLQLAFSLETHSNHPLARAIVSYGKKEGLVAEAVEDFQSFSGKGLRGQVRDEAIFLGRRELMESGPFSDWIKKVDEPPPSVTEVWVFQKDLIGRILLEDKIREHSKQTLARLREVGIKTMMLTGDRRSAADAVGEKIGIQEVRSGLLPEDKVQIIKELTEAGHKVAMVGDGVNDAPSLAAAYVAVSMGARGSDAALEQSEVVLMNDKIEKFLTAYELSRKAKSIIRQNLVISLGTVLLMASAALFGLIPLTVGVFAHEGSTVVVVLNSLRLLMGRE, encoded by the coding sequence TTGAAAACCTATCATGCGGAGGATCAAAGTTTCGCGGTCGAAAGAGTCGATCCAAAACCAGAGCAGGAAGCTTTTTGGAATGATTCTAAATTAGGTTGCCTCTTTCCTTTTGCCCTTCAGCATCTCCCGATCATGGTAAATATTGGCAGCAAAGAGGAACCTTCATGGGTGAGAGATCTCAGGAATTTTTTGAGTGAGCAGAAGGAAATTCAGGCGATAAAAATAAGTGCTGAAACTCACACTGTTTCTGTTGCCACCTTTACAAAGGATCAGAATGCAGCCTTGGAAGGATCTTTGCAGACCTTGCTGAACGCGGTAGAAAATGAATTAAGAGCCAACCCTGCGGAAGGTACACATTTATCGATGGACGGTATTTGGGTGCATTCCAGAAATGACGAAACCGTCGTTGAAAAAACTCAATGTCCTGCTGTTCGTTCGTTGTGGACCTGGCGCGAATATGAATGGCCCTCGGAAGAAAGTACGGTCGAAGACTCGGAGGAAGAGTGGAAGTTTATGGCTCTTCTGGCCGGAATATGCGGGGTTACTTTATTGGCGGGTGTTCTCGTCGGATTATCTTCAGCTATCCCCCTATGGGTTGTTTACGTTCTCTATTCTATAGCTTTAATCAGCGGTGGATGGGATGCCACGGTAGATGCGTTTGAGAATATCAAGCGTGGGCAATTGGATATTCATTTCCTGATGTTGTCGGTCGCCCTGGGTGCCGTTGCCATTGGTTCGTGGGCGGAAGGCGCTCTATTATTATTTCTGTTTTCGTTATCCGGGGCCCTTGAGCATTATGCGGAGCATCGGACTCATCGTGAAATCGATGCTCTTACACGCGCCGCACCGAAGACTGCTAACCTCGTTGACGTGGATGGGGAAGTGGTCGTGCGCCCGGTGGAATCGATATTGCCCGGTCAAATACTCCGCGTAAAACCAGACGAATTATTCCCGGTCGATGGTGAGGTCATCTCAGGAAAGACGGCGTCCGACGAATCGAATCTGACTGGTGAGGCAGTTCCGGTTGAGAAGATTGTGGGTGATTCAGTTTACAGCGGCACGCTTAATCTTTGGGGTGTTTGTGATATTCGGGTAGTTCGTCAAGCGGCAGAAAGTTCGCTTCAGAAAATTATTCGTCTCATCCAAAACGCGCAGCATCTGCGTGCACCTAGTCAGCGATTTACCGATAAATTCGGGACGAAGTATACCTATTTAATTCTCGGAATCACCGCTGGGTATTTCTTGTTTTCATGGCTGGTCCTGAATCTACCAGCTTTCGAGAAAGAGGCGGGCGAGTTTTCTGCGTTCTATCGGGCAATGACATTTTTGGTTGTCGCGAGTCCTTGTGCGCTGGTGATTTCCATTCCATCTGCCATTTTGGCTGCGATCGCCTGGGGTGCGAGAAAGGGTATTCTTTTCCGGGGAGGGGCAGCCATTGAAAAATTGTCTGAGGTCGATGTAGTCGCGATGGACAAGACCGGGACGCTTACCCAAGGCGATTTGTCTGTTACGGGTGTAGAGAGTTTTCCCGATGGCAGGAGTGATGAAGTGTTACAATTAGCTTTCAGTCTTGAGACCCATTCGAATCACCCTTTGGCGAGAGCGATTGTCAGCTATGGAAAGAAAGAAGGTTTGGTTGCTGAAGCGGTAGAAGATTTTCAGTCATTCAGTGGCAAAGGTTTGCGCGGGCAGGTTAGAGATGAAGCCATTTTCTTAGGTCGGCGAGAATTAATGGAATCCGGCCCTTTTTCTGATTGGATTAAGAAAGTCGACGAACCGCCTCCATCCGTGACCGAAGTTTGGGTATTTCAAAAAGACCTGATAGGGAGGATTCTGTTGGAGGATAAAATTCGGGAACACTCGAAACAGACCTTAGCAAGACTGCGGGAAGTTGGCATTAAAACCATGATGTTGACGGGTGATCGTCGTAGTGCAGCGGATGCTGTCGGTGAAAAAATCGGTATTCAGGAAGTTCGAAGTGGTTTGTTGCCTGAGGATAAGGTGCAAATTATTAAAGAGCTCACTGAGGCAGGTCATAAAGTGGCCATGGTTGGTGACGGGGTGAATGACGCTCCAAGCTTGGCCGCTGCTTACGTAGCGGTTTCGATGGGAGCTCGTGGCAGTGATGCGGCCCTTGAGCAAAGCGAAGTTGTTCTCATGAATGACAAGATTGAAAAATTTCTGACCGCGTATGAGCTCAGTCGGAAGGCCAAATCGATCATTCGGCAGAATCTCGTTATTTCGCTTGGAACAGTCCTTTTAATGGCCAGTGCCGCGTTGTTTGGCCTCATTCCGCTTACCGTTGGTGTTTTTGCTCACGAAGGTAGTACGGTGGTGGTGGTCCTCAACAGTTTAAGGCTTTTGATGGGACGGGAGTAA
- a CDS encoding phosphoadenylyl-sulfate reductase: MSQSVLVEKLKILTEVVPISEKLENASALERIRWGLDTFGDGLVMSSSFGAQSAVMLHMVSTMAPTIPIVFVDTGYLFPETYHFVEELRRRLDLNLRIYQSEMTAARQEVLYGKLWEQGKAGIEKYNLMNKVEPMNRALVELGAKGWLAGLRRDQSSSRKHLDVVMKQGNITKIHPIIDWTDREIYQYLTNNNLPYHPLWEQGYVSIGDKHSSSPLLGDMSAEETRFNGVKRECGLHELSGQTDFMI; the protein is encoded by the coding sequence ATGAGCCAGTCTGTATTAGTCGAAAAACTAAAGATTCTTACTGAAGTTGTTCCAATCAGTGAAAAGCTTGAAAACGCCAGTGCCCTCGAGCGGATACGTTGGGGATTGGATACATTTGGCGATGGTTTGGTAATGAGTTCTAGTTTTGGTGCTCAATCTGCGGTTATGTTACACATGGTTTCTACCATGGCACCCACGATTCCGATCGTTTTTGTAGACACGGGATACCTGTTTCCTGAGACCTATCATTTTGTTGAAGAATTGCGAAGACGCCTCGATTTAAACCTTCGTATTTACCAATCAGAGATGACTGCTGCCCGTCAGGAAGTTCTTTATGGAAAGCTCTGGGAGCAGGGGAAAGCAGGTATCGAAAAATACAATCTGATGAACAAAGTAGAACCGATGAACCGCGCTTTGGTTGAGCTCGGGGCCAAGGGGTGGTTAGCTGGACTCAGACGAGACCAATCGTCTTCCCGGAAGCATTTGGATGTAGTGATGAAGCAGGGAAATATCACTAAGATTCACCCTATCATTGATTGGACAGATCGGGAGATTTATCAGTATCTGACGAACAATAATCTACCTTACCATCCTCTTTGGGAACAGGGTTACGTTTCAATTGGTGACAAGCATAGCTCAAGTCCGTTACTGGGAGATATGTCTGCAGAAGAGACGCGTTTTAATGGTGTGAAGCGCGAGTGTGGTTTACATGAATTGTCCGGCCAAACGGATTTTATGATTTAA
- a CDS encoding dihydrofolate reductase family protein: protein MEIIAIAATSLDGFITRGHKPGTGFTSEADKAWFPKAVKAFDFKIMGRRTFDVSREYLLPMVLNDSNDKRIVITNEPETYKHLEVPDRLEFTAKTPLEIVKEIQGIGMTNPRVAILGGSFIYSAFLEAGLINEFWITVEPLLFGSGTSLVHSVPKVALILKESFELGPSTLLLKYRCEYSVD, encoded by the coding sequence ATGGAAATAATTGCGATCGCAGCTACTTCCCTGGATGGATTTATTACCCGGGGTCATAAGCCGGGAACAGGTTTTACGTCAGAAGCGGATAAGGCGTGGTTTCCAAAGGCAGTAAAAGCATTCGATTTCAAAATTATGGGGCGTCGCACTTTCGACGTTTCGAGGGAATACCTACTGCCAATGGTCCTGAACGATTCAAACGATAAACGAATCGTTATCACAAATGAACCAGAGACATACAAACACCTGGAAGTACCGGATCGCTTGGAATTTACAGCAAAGACACCTTTGGAAATCGTGAAGGAAATTCAAGGAATTGGCATGACCAATCCAAGGGTAGCTATTCTTGGTGGAAGTTTTATTTACAGCGCCTTCCTCGAAGCCGGATTGATCAATGAATTTTGGATAACTGTAGAACCCTTGTTATTCGGTTCAGGAACCTCACTGGTCCATTCAGTGCCGAAAGTAGCTCTGATTCTAAAAGAATCTTTCGAATTGGGTCCGTCCACCCTATTGTTGAAATACCGTTGCGAATATTCGGTGGATTAA
- the prfB gene encoding peptide chain release factor 2 (programmed frameshift) codes for MITPETRSNIEEINKRGGYLWRYLDVENKQTQIAAMEATMGEQDFWNNQETAQKTVIDMNYLKRSVKLMTDFQVKLDDMNALMELVDEEEGELEGEFSIELKTTVDNLVVELDELEISSFLSGPHDSANAFLTIHSGAGGTESCDWAEMLYRMYTRWAERNGYTIEIQDMQQGEEAGLSRVTMLISGINAYGYAKAERGVHRLVRISPFDSNKRRHTSFCSVDVIAEIVGEVDIEIKEEDLRIDTYRSSGAGGQHVNKTESAIRLTHIPSGIVVACQNQRSQHKNRATAMSILKSRLFEKMEDEKRAEMDQFYGEKGEIGWGNQIRSYVFQPYQMVKDLRTGTDTSDIQGVMDGDINRFIYSWLRAGCPISRNKNINMED; via the exons ATGATTACACCTGAGACCCGTTCTAATATCGAAGAAATTAACAAACGTGGTGGTTACCTGTGGAGGTATCTT GACGTCGAGAATAAACAGACTCAGATAGCTGCCATGGAAGCAACCATGGGGGAACAAGATTTCTGGAATAACCAGGAGACTGCCCAGAAGACCGTTATCGACATGAACTACTTGAAACGGTCTGTAAAACTGATGACAGACTTTCAGGTTAAGTTGGACGATATGAACGCATTGATGGAGTTGGTCGATGAGGAGGAAGGCGAACTGGAGGGCGAGTTTTCTATAGAACTAAAAACAACTGTCGATAACCTGGTTGTTGAATTGGACGAGCTTGAAATTAGCTCGTTCCTCAGTGGGCCACACGACAGTGCCAATGCATTTCTAACGATTCACTCGGGTGCCGGTGGTACCGAATCCTGCGATTGGGCTGAAATGCTTTACCGCATGTATACCCGTTGGGCTGAGCGCAATGGCTACACGATTGAAATACAGGATATGCAACAAGGTGAAGAGGCGGGGCTTAGTCGAGTGACCATGCTTATTAGCGGTATCAACGCCTATGGATATGCTAAAGCAGAGCGAGGCGTACATCGGCTGGTTCGGATCTCGCCTTTTGATTCAAACAAACGGCGGCACACTTCGTTTTGCTCGGTCGACGTTATTGCGGAAATTGTTGGTGAGGTGGATATCGAGATTAAAGAGGAAGATCTTCGTATTGATACTTACCGTTCAAGTGGTGCCGGCGGGCAGCATGTGAATAAAACAGAATCGGCTATACGTTTGACTCACATACCTTCTGGAATCGTTGTCGCCTGCCAGAATCAACGCTCTCAGCATAAAAACCGAGCGACCGCTATGAGTATTCTCAAATCTCGTCTCTTCGAAAAAATGGAAGACGAGAAGCGCGCTGAGATGGATCAATTCTATGGCGAGAAGGGAGAGATTGGCTGGGGAAATCAGATTCGCAGTTACGTTTTTCAACCGTATCAAATGGTGAAGGATCTTCGTACGGGCACAGATACTTCCGATATCCAGGGTGTGATGGATGGAGATATCAATCGCTTTATTTATAGCTGGCTGCGAGCAGGGTGTCCCATCTCGAGAAATAAAAATATCAACATGGAAGATTAA
- a CDS encoding site-specific integrase, whose amino-acid sequence MAGKGPKWVKEVRRGNVTVKVYRIARKDTKSGFIYGVSWKDSGGKWTQRQKVDLKKAMDLAKKTADELHLGKVLTPEFTQSELEGLGHAKKLLGDVPLLSAVQEWKRANELTAGQIIPAAQDWYDRNTGKIKKATVGEVIDVFLKSKREDGKTTKKSYEDTFPSLNAAMGNVPITRITATRIQDWLNGMTVIKTRKSVTGRTRNTHRKRVVTLFRFASRRGFLPIHFKTQAELTDRAKEDDINIGIADADNYQKLLDLMRDEFPHYLAATVLAGLCGMRRSEVHGQLWADISLERRFVRVTNAKPNTPAKRLVTLCDTAIEWLMLCENRVGEVCPGTTMFMDRIRFIGKGRGLVLHKNCFRDSFISCRIAATGEVDRTALEAGTSAKMIHKHYRELVTTEEGQAWFKVSPYRPSGKVVSYDAG is encoded by the coding sequence ATGGCCGGTAAAGGCCCCAAGTGGGTTAAGGAGGTTCGGCGCGGCAATGTGACCGTAAAGGTCTATCGGATTGCACGCAAAGACACCAAATCGGGTTTCATTTACGGGGTATCCTGGAAGGACTCAGGCGGAAAATGGACCCAGAGGCAAAAAGTTGACCTGAAAAAAGCAATGGATCTGGCGAAAAAGACCGCCGACGAATTGCATTTAGGAAAGGTTCTGACTCCCGAATTTACGCAATCCGAACTGGAGGGTTTGGGCCATGCAAAGAAATTGCTAGGGGATGTTCCTTTGCTTTCCGCCGTCCAAGAATGGAAAAGAGCGAATGAGTTGACCGCAGGGCAGATTATCCCCGCAGCTCAGGACTGGTATGACCGGAACACCGGAAAAATCAAAAAGGCCACCGTTGGCGAAGTAATAGACGTATTTTTGAAATCAAAAAGGGAGGATGGTAAAACCACGAAGAAAAGTTATGAAGACACCTTTCCGTCCTTAAATGCGGCAATGGGTAATGTCCCTATTACGAGAATCACCGCCACTCGGATCCAAGATTGGTTGAATGGCATGACGGTAATTAAAACCCGTAAATCCGTCACAGGCCGCACCCGTAACACCCACAGAAAACGGGTTGTGACTTTGTTTCGATTTGCTTCAAGAAGAGGTTTTTTGCCGATTCACTTTAAGACCCAGGCCGAACTGACAGACCGCGCAAAGGAGGATGATATTAACATAGGCATTGCCGATGCAGATAATTATCAGAAGCTTTTAGACCTGATGAGGGATGAATTTCCCCATTATCTGGCGGCAACGGTATTAGCGGGCTTATGTGGAATGCGCAGGTCAGAAGTTCATGGGCAGTTGTGGGCGGATATTAGTCTGGAACGGCGCTTTGTTCGTGTTACGAATGCGAAGCCAAACACACCTGCAAAACGATTGGTTACGCTATGCGATACGGCCATTGAATGGCTGATGCTTTGCGAGAATCGGGTGGGGGAGGTTTGTCCAGGCACGACCATGTTCATGGATCGAATTCGCTTTATCGGAAAAGGCCGGGGGTTGGTTCTCCATAAAAACTGCTTTCGTGATTCGTTCATTTCCTGCCGGATCGCTGCAACGGGGGAGGTGGACCGGACGGCATTGGAGGCAGGGACAAGTGCCAAGATGATTCACAAGCACTACAGGGAACTTGTGACAACCGAAGAGGGGCAAGCCTGGTTTAAGGTCAGTCCGTACAGACCAAGCGGGAAGGTGGTTAGTTATGACGCGGGATGA